One genomic segment of Bifidobacterium breve DSM 20213 = JCM 1192 includes these proteins:
- the nadA gene encoding quinolinate synthase NadA — protein sequence MTASFIAPSVDEIIAKLGAQSTCDAGLTQDPWHFDTTAPSYGPGASMLDRLPANAPRQQVLPDEYRKASDEELQQRITDAKQRLGSKLLILGHFYQRDEIIKHADFVGDSFQLAKNATERPDADHIVFCGVHFMAETADILSTPEQSVTLPNLSAGCSMADMANIDQVQECWDQLGEICGTEPDSDGRQQIIPVTYMNSSAALKAFCGRNGGIVCTSSNAHAVLEWAFARGKRVLFFPDQHLGRNTARAMGVPLSEMPLWDPFKAQGGASDPADYARAKMILWKGFCSVHQRFTVEQIERARKAYPGVKVIVHPECSMQVVDAADGTGSTAYIVKEIANAPAGSAIAVGTEINLVNRLAAQYPDKTVFCLDPVVCPCSTMYRIHPAYLAWALENLEQGNVVNRIIVDDNTAREAKVALERMLRVHP from the coding sequence ATGACCGCATCATTCATTGCGCCCTCCGTTGACGAGATCATCGCCAAGCTGGGCGCGCAAAGCACCTGCGATGCAGGACTGACCCAGGATCCGTGGCATTTCGACACCACCGCACCCAGCTACGGTCCCGGTGCCTCGATGCTCGACCGTCTGCCCGCCAACGCGCCGCGCCAGCAGGTGCTGCCGGACGAATACCGCAAGGCCTCCGACGAGGAACTGCAGCAGCGCATCACCGACGCCAAGCAGCGTCTTGGCTCTAAACTGCTGATCCTCGGCCACTTCTACCAGCGTGATGAGATTATCAAGCATGCCGACTTTGTGGGTGATTCCTTCCAGCTGGCCAAGAACGCCACCGAACGCCCGGACGCCGACCATATCGTGTTCTGCGGCGTGCACTTCATGGCTGAAACCGCCGATATCCTCTCCACCCCCGAGCAGAGTGTGACCCTGCCTAACCTGTCCGCCGGCTGCTCCATGGCCGACATGGCAAACATCGACCAGGTGCAGGAATGCTGGGATCAGCTCGGCGAGATCTGCGGCACCGAGCCGGATTCCGATGGTCGTCAGCAGATTATCCCGGTCACCTATATGAACTCCTCCGCGGCGCTGAAGGCATTCTGCGGACGCAACGGCGGCATCGTGTGCACGTCCTCCAATGCGCACGCCGTACTGGAATGGGCGTTCGCGCGCGGCAAGCGCGTGCTGTTCTTCCCTGACCAGCACCTTGGCCGCAACACCGCCCGCGCCATGGGCGTTCCGCTGAGCGAGATGCCGCTGTGGGATCCATTCAAGGCTCAGGGCGGTGCCTCCGACCCGGCCGATTACGCCCGAGCCAAGATGATTTTGTGGAAGGGCTTCTGCTCCGTGCACCAGCGTTTCACCGTCGAACAGATCGAGCGTGCACGTAAGGCATACCCGGGCGTCAAGGTGATTGTGCACCCCGAATGCTCGATGCAGGTGGTCGACGCCGCCGACGGCACTGGCTCCACCGCATACATCGTCAAGGAGATCGCCAACGCGCCCGCCGGTTCCGCCATCGCCGTGGGCACCGAAATCAACTTGGTGAACCGTCTGGCCGCGCAGTACCCGGACAAGACCGTGTTCTGCCTGGACCCGGTGGTCTGCCCGTGCTCCACGATGTACCGTATCCACCCGGCCTATCTGGCCTGGGCGCTGGAAAACCTCGAACAGGGCAATGTGGTCAACCGTATCATCGTGGATGACAACACCGCCCGCGAAGCCAAGGTGGCATTGGAGCGCATGCTGCGCGTTCACCCGTGA
- a CDS encoding NUDIX hydrolase: MGFGNVSERRSAPPQVGVSVVILALGPDDMPEHGATQAESAETGAGTPHSRLWLPLVKRVRQPFLGTWALPGGDLRSDWSLEQSAYSALESTTALHPRYLEQLYTFGGPERSHGGLPMVSVVYWALVGQAEAAHFEDGDNVRWFPEDELPPLAFDHREIIDYALLRLRSKIEYSDVATRLLGPTFTLRQLHGVYEAIAGESLDLANFRRKMLSSGDLEDTGEKVREGRQRPAAVYRYVPQLPAHTGTPHEFDGSGIAAMAKRNERKDVLAALSPSAQI, translated from the coding sequence ATGGGATTCGGCAATGTGTCGGAGCGCCGCAGTGCACCACCGCAGGTTGGTGTGTCCGTGGTGATCTTGGCGCTTGGCCCTGATGACATGCCCGAACATGGCGCAACGCAAGCCGAATCTGCTGAGACCGGAGCTGGAACACCTCATTCCCGTCTGTGGTTGCCGTTGGTCAAGCGAGTCCGTCAGCCTTTCCTCGGCACTTGGGCTCTGCCCGGAGGCGACCTGAGGTCCGATTGGTCGCTGGAACAGTCCGCTTACTCCGCATTGGAGTCAACTACTGCGCTGCATCCTCGCTACCTCGAGCAGCTGTACACCTTTGGCGGGCCAGAGCGCTCCCATGGTGGATTGCCGATGGTCTCCGTCGTGTACTGGGCGCTCGTAGGCCAGGCCGAGGCCGCGCATTTCGAGGATGGCGATAATGTGCGCTGGTTCCCCGAGGATGAGCTGCCGCCGTTGGCTTTCGACCATCGCGAGATTATCGACTACGCACTGCTTCGGTTGCGCTCCAAAATCGAATACTCTGACGTGGCCACCCGTCTGCTCGGTCCCACCTTCACTTTGCGGCAGTTGCACGGCGTATACGAGGCCATCGCCGGAGAAAGCCTTGATTTGGCGAATTTCCGTCGCAAAATGCTCTCCTCCGGCGATCTTGAAGACACCGGTGAGAAAGTGCGTGAAGGCCGTCAGCGGCCGGCAGCCGTGTACCGATATGTGCCTCAGCTACCTGCCCATACCGGAACGCCGCATGAATTCGACGGCAGTGGCATTGCGGCAATGGCCAAGCGCAACGAACGCAAGGATGTGCTTGCTGCATTGAGCCCATCCGCACAGATTTGA
- the scpB gene encoding SMC-Scp complex subunit ScpB, which translates to MSERNEYDEHNGQTEVAEQSRPEYVDFTVDDFPGGLAACLEAILMVADQPQTVEDMARVLVVDESDVEDALQALRAEYEGDAARGIRPRGFELRHTARGWQFANRAEFEPVVSAFVTDGQTARLSQAALEALAIVAYRQPVTRAQVAAIRGVNSDGVIRSLAVRGLIAENGMDPDSRAALLVTSEFFLDQMGLNSLDELPSLAPFLPSVAEMTRPGESDEEPVS; encoded by the coding sequence ATGAGCGAGCGCAACGAATATGACGAACATAATGGGCAGACGGAAGTAGCGGAGCAGTCGCGTCCCGAATATGTGGACTTTACCGTCGATGATTTTCCCGGCGGGCTGGCTGCATGTCTGGAGGCCATTCTTATGGTCGCCGACCAGCCACAGACTGTAGAGGATATGGCCCGTGTGCTGGTGGTGGATGAGAGCGACGTAGAAGATGCATTGCAGGCACTGCGTGCCGAATATGAGGGTGATGCGGCTCGTGGCATTCGCCCGCGAGGATTTGAACTGCGTCATACCGCACGAGGATGGCAGTTCGCTAACCGCGCCGAATTCGAGCCGGTCGTCTCCGCGTTCGTCACCGATGGGCAGACCGCGCGGCTGAGCCAGGCGGCTTTGGAGGCGCTGGCTATTGTGGCTTATCGGCAGCCGGTCACCCGTGCGCAGGTGGCGGCAATCCGTGGCGTCAACTCCGATGGCGTGATTCGCTCGCTCGCCGTGCGAGGCCTTATCGCAGAGAACGGCATGGACCCCGATTCCCGTGCGGCGCTGCTGGTCACGTCCGAGTTCTTCCTGGACCAGATGGGACTCAATAGCCTTGATGAGTTGCCATCGTTGGCCCCGTTCCTGCCGTCTGTGGCGGAAATGACAAGACCCGGCGAATCAGACGAGGAGCCGGTTTCCTGA
- a CDS encoding segregation and condensation protein A — protein sequence MSETLVSQQEEVEAAIGSGFQVNLEVYSGPFDALLGMIANNKLELTEVSLSSITEEFLAYVRGLDFTKNMDEASAFLDVASILVEAKSVAILPGGEENQHDEQSLEALRERDLLFARLIQYRAYKQAAGDFRARFAANSGRFPHPAYMDEGIQAMLPELVWTLTPAELAKLAAQVIANAPASEVSVHQLHVPLVDLRAQSVVVRDRLRKALESGSQSMSFSELTQDCASRIEVVARFMAVLVFFKQGVLQYRQNGPFEELHLRWVAGVDDAMSDVNISEGDFA from the coding sequence ATGAGCGAAACTCTCGTAAGCCAGCAGGAGGAAGTCGAGGCCGCCATAGGCTCCGGCTTCCAGGTGAATCTTGAGGTCTATTCCGGGCCGTTCGATGCGTTGCTCGGCATGATCGCCAACAACAAGCTCGAACTGACCGAGGTTTCGCTCTCCTCAATCACCGAGGAATTCCTGGCTTATGTGCGTGGCCTTGACTTCACGAAGAACATGGACGAGGCCAGTGCGTTCCTGGATGTTGCTTCGATTCTGGTGGAGGCCAAAAGCGTGGCCATCCTGCCCGGTGGCGAGGAGAATCAGCATGACGAGCAGAGTCTCGAGGCACTGCGCGAACGCGATCTGCTGTTCGCTCGCCTGATTCAGTACCGCGCCTACAAGCAGGCGGCCGGCGATTTCCGCGCGCGATTCGCCGCCAATTCCGGGCGGTTCCCCCACCCGGCTTATATGGATGAGGGCATACAGGCCATGCTGCCCGAGCTCGTGTGGACGCTCACGCCCGCGGAACTGGCGAAACTCGCCGCACAGGTGATCGCCAATGCACCGGCCTCCGAGGTGTCGGTTCACCAACTGCATGTGCCGTTGGTCGATTTGCGGGCGCAATCCGTGGTGGTGCGTGACCGATTGCGCAAGGCTTTGGAATCTGGTAGTCAATCGATGTCATTTAGCGAGCTGACCCAGGATTGCGCATCCCGTATCGAGGTGGTTGCCCGGTTCATGGCCGTGCTGGTGTTCTTCAAACAAGGTGTGCTGCAATATCGGCAGAATGGGCCGTTCGAGGAGCTGCATCTGCGATGGGTCGCCGGTGTGGATGATGCCATGAGCGACGTGAACATTTCCGAAGGTGATTTTGCGTAA
- a CDS encoding ParA family protein, translating into MPTDFLGREYETFPAPEPLQQHGPARVIAMCNQKGGVGKTTSSINIAGALAQYGRRVLIVDFDPQGAATVGLGINANAVESTIYTALFDMSVDPHDVVQHTAFDNIDVIPANIDLSAAEVQLVTEVGREQILNGVLRKLKAEYDVIIVDCQPSLGLLTVNALAAADGVIIPVAAEFFALRGVALLMQSIEKVQSRINPALEVYGVLVTMYTNTLHCEEVCQRIYEAFENKVFHTFISRSIKLPDSSVAAAPIVIYAPGHKTAKEYREVARELVSRGIVA; encoded by the coding sequence ATGCCTACCGATTTTCTTGGACGTGAATACGAAACCTTCCCGGCTCCCGAACCGTTGCAGCAGCACGGTCCGGCTCGAGTCATTGCCATGTGCAACCAGAAGGGCGGTGTGGGTAAGACCACGAGTTCCATTAACATCGCCGGAGCTTTGGCACAGTATGGCCGCCGAGTGCTTATCGTCGACTTTGATCCGCAAGGTGCCGCCACCGTGGGCTTGGGCATCAATGCGAATGCCGTGGAGAGCACCATTTACACCGCATTGTTCGATATGTCTGTGGATCCCCATGATGTGGTGCAGCACACCGCGTTCGACAACATCGATGTGATTCCTGCAAACATTGACTTGTCGGCGGCCGAAGTCCAGCTGGTCACCGAGGTGGGCCGAGAACAGATTCTCAACGGTGTGCTGCGCAAGCTCAAGGCCGAATACGATGTCATCATCGTGGATTGCCAGCCTTCGCTTGGCCTGCTCACGGTGAACGCCCTGGCCGCAGCCGATGGCGTGATCATTCCGGTGGCCGCCGAATTCTTTGCCCTTCGTGGCGTGGCTCTGCTCATGCAGTCCATCGAGAAGGTCCAGTCCCGCATCAATCCCGCGTTGGAGGTCTACGGCGTGCTGGTGACCATGTACACCAACACCCTCCACTGCGAGGAAGTATGCCAGCGTATCTATGAGGCGTTCGAGAACAAGGTGTTCCACACGTTCATCTCCCGATCCATCAAGTTGCCTGACTCCAGTGTGGCTGCGGCCCCCATCGTTATCTACGCCCCCGGGCATAAGACCGCCAAGGAATACCGCGAGGTGGCCCGCGAGCTCGTGTCTCGCGGCATTGTGGCCTGA
- the xerD gene encoding site-specific tyrosine recombinase XerD, which yields MGVDGFGTLREQFLVHIGIERGLAKATVSAYESDLNKYVAWLQTHGITKPDDIAKQDVEDYIAALDADGESARSKARRLASIHEFHRFALAQHAVSADVAASVKAPKGASVLPDVLSVDEVSRLLDAAAVGGSTDPVVLRDKALLEFMYATGCRVSEAVGTNLDDIDLEEKVVRLMGKGSKQRLVPLGSYARNSVVAYLNAGRGELERRSTAKVPERRALFLNKRGKRISRQSVWEIVKTAGGRADITKPLHPHTLRHSFATHLIQGGADVRTVQELLGHASVTTTQIYTHVSPEALIETYLTAHPRAR from the coding sequence ATGGGCGTTGACGGATTCGGCACACTGCGGGAGCAGTTCCTCGTGCATATCGGCATCGAACGGGGACTCGCCAAAGCCACCGTCTCCGCCTACGAATCCGACCTCAATAAATATGTCGCCTGGCTTCAGACCCATGGCATCACCAAGCCGGATGATATAGCCAAACAGGATGTCGAGGACTATATCGCCGCACTTGATGCGGACGGGGAATCCGCGCGATCCAAGGCCCGCCGATTGGCCTCCATCCACGAATTTCACCGTTTTGCCTTGGCCCAGCATGCGGTATCGGCGGATGTGGCCGCTTCGGTCAAAGCCCCCAAAGGGGCCAGTGTGTTGCCGGACGTGTTGAGCGTTGACGAGGTGTCCCGGCTGCTGGATGCCGCAGCCGTCGGCGGTTCCACCGACCCGGTGGTGTTGCGGGACAAGGCCCTTCTCGAATTCATGTACGCCACCGGATGCCGCGTCTCGGAGGCCGTGGGCACGAATCTGGACGACATCGACCTTGAGGAGAAGGTCGTCCGATTGATGGGCAAGGGGTCCAAGCAACGGCTGGTGCCGTTGGGCAGTTATGCCCGTAACTCAGTCGTGGCGTATCTCAACGCGGGTCGAGGCGAGCTGGAACGCAGATCAACGGCCAAAGTCCCTGAACGTCGAGCGCTGTTTCTGAACAAGCGAGGCAAACGCATCTCACGCCAATCGGTATGGGAAATCGTCAAAACAGCGGGGGGGCGGGCCGACATCACCAAGCCGCTGCATCCGCATACGCTGCGGCATTCGTTCGCCACTCATCTGATTCAGGGCGGTGCGGACGTGCGCACCGTACAGGAACTGCTGGGCCATGCCAGCGTCACCACCACGCAGATATATACGCACGTGAGTCCCGAGGCTCTGATCGAAACGTATCTCACCGCGCATCCCAGAGCGCGTTAG
- a CDS encoding glycerate kinase, translated as MKFVIAPDSFKGCMTAKQACAAIRDGLLRVFPDAEYVMVPMADGGEGTVRSLVDATHGRICSAQVLDPLQRETFAEYGILGNANDSGLTAIIEMSAASGIQFVDEHTRNPLVATTYGTGQLMKHALDDGVRTIILGVGGSATNDGGAGMAEALGVRFLDEHGNPIPRGGGFLDRLATVDVSGLDPRIANTCILIASDVTNPLVGPTGASAVFGPQKGATPQMVTQLDNNLAHYAAVIKDQLGIDVAHTPGAGGAGGLGAGLLAFTQSTMRAGVDIVSSTVRLVERAEGADYCFTGEGGIDFQTKFGKTPMGVAKAVRERNPHIGVVAFAGHVGEGIDQLYDVGVDAVFGIVPGAMPLNEAIADGPRNLIRAAENVGRLIRLGRR; from the coding sequence ATGAAATTTGTGATTGCACCGGATTCATTCAAAGGATGTATGACGGCAAAGCAGGCATGCGCGGCTATTCGAGATGGTTTGCTGCGGGTGTTTCCGGATGCCGAATACGTGATGGTGCCGATGGCCGATGGCGGCGAAGGCACGGTTCGCTCTTTGGTGGATGCCACTCATGGCCGCATATGCAGTGCGCAGGTGCTCGATCCGCTGCAGCGAGAGACCTTTGCGGAATACGGCATTCTTGGGAATGCTAACGATTCCGGACTTACTGCGATAATCGAGATGTCCGCCGCGAGCGGCATTCAATTCGTCGACGAACACACCCGCAATCCGCTCGTCGCCACCACTTATGGCACAGGCCAGCTCATGAAGCACGCGCTTGATGATGGAGTCCGCACGATCATACTTGGTGTGGGAGGCTCAGCCACGAATGATGGCGGTGCAGGCATGGCAGAGGCATTGGGCGTCCGCTTCCTTGACGAACACGGCAATCCCATTCCCCGCGGTGGCGGTTTTCTTGATCGACTTGCCACGGTGGATGTGTCGGGGCTTGACCCGCGCATCGCAAACACGTGCATACTGATTGCCTCCGATGTGACTAATCCACTTGTGGGGCCGACCGGAGCCTCGGCGGTATTCGGTCCGCAGAAGGGTGCGACGCCGCAGATGGTCACCCAACTCGACAATAATCTTGCCCATTATGCGGCGGTGATCAAGGATCAACTGGGCATCGATGTGGCCCATACGCCCGGAGCCGGCGGCGCAGGCGGTCTTGGCGCGGGACTGCTCGCCTTCACCCAGTCCACGATGCGTGCCGGCGTGGATATCGTCTCTTCCACGGTCCGTCTTGTCGAGCGCGCCGAAGGCGCCGACTACTGCTTCACCGGCGAAGGCGGCATTGACTTTCAGACGAAATTCGGCAAAACGCCGATGGGAGTGGCCAAGGCGGTGCGAGAGCGTAATCCGCATATCGGTGTGGTCGCTTTTGCCGGACATGTGGGCGAAGGCATCGACCAACTCTATGACGTGGGTGTCGATGCGGTGTTCGGCATTGTTCCCGGTGCCATGCCATTGAACGAGGCCATTGCCGATGGGCCAAGGAATCTCATTCGCGCGGCGGAAAACGTCGGACGTCTGATACGTCTCGGACGGCGTTGA
- the rplT gene encoding 50S ribosomal protein L20 — translation MARVKRAVNAHKKRRVVLERASGYRGQRSRLYRKAKEQLLHSFNYNFRDRKARKGDFRKLWIQRINAAVRAEGITYNRFIQGLRLAGIELDRRALAELAVSDSDTFKTIVDAAKAALPEDVNAPVEA, via the coding sequence ATGGCACGTGTCAAGCGCGCAGTGAATGCCCACAAGAAGCGTCGCGTTGTTCTCGAGAGGGCTTCCGGCTACCGCGGCCAGCGCTCCCGCCTGTACCGCAAGGCTAAGGAACAGCTGCTGCACTCCTTTAACTACAACTTCCGCGACCGTAAGGCTCGCAAGGGTGACTTCCGCAAGCTGTGGATCCAGCGCATCAACGCTGCTGTCCGCGCTGAGGGCATCACCTACAACCGCTTCATCCAGGGCCTGCGTCTTGCCGGCATCGAGCTGGACCGTCGCGCTCTCGCCGAGCTCGCCGTCTCCGACTCGGACACCTTCAAGACCATCGTGGACGCCGCCAAGGCTGCTCTGCCTGAGGACGTCAACGCTCCGGTTGAGGCCTGA
- the rpmI gene encoding 50S ribosomal protein L35: MPKMKTNSAASKRARITGSGKVMQAGSAMRHNLEHKSARKRRALSADAVLRGGQAKKLHQLLQK, translated from the coding sequence ATGCCGAAGATGAAAACTAATTCCGCCGCTTCCAAGCGCGCTCGTATCACCGGCTCCGGCAAGGTGATGCAGGCCGGTTCCGCCATGCGCCACAACCTCGAGCACAAGTCCGCTCGCAAGCGTCGCGCTCTGTCCGCCGATGCCGTGCTGCGCGGTGGCCAGGCCAAGAAGCTGCACCAGCTGCTGCAGAAGTGA
- the infC gene encoding translation initiation factor IF-3, translated as MNHRALIAFHQGARPKELKQRIGVIISDEPRINDEIRVPQVRLIGPKGEQVGVIATTVALNLAKEANLDLVEVAPNAKPPVAKLIDYGKFKYNEKIKAREARRNQSTAEIKEIRFRLKIDDHDFDVKKGHVTRFLNGGDKVKVTIMLRGREISRPIGGVELLQRLADDVEEFGTVESKPKQEGRNIIMTLAPKGKKVHTQSEQRRRGAESRAERQARQAARLAAKQESQAQAAADAKTAISQKTSDKKQTSKEGSNAEDEN; from the coding sequence ATGAACCATCGAGCGTTGATTGCATTTCATCAAGGAGCCCGGCCCAAGGAATTGAAGCAGAGGATTGGAGTCATCATCAGCGACGAACCACGCATTAACGACGAGATTCGCGTCCCGCAGGTACGCCTGATCGGCCCGAAGGGCGAGCAGGTGGGCGTCATCGCGACCACCGTCGCGCTGAACCTGGCCAAGGAGGCAAACCTCGATCTCGTCGAGGTGGCCCCGAACGCGAAGCCTCCGGTCGCCAAGCTCATCGATTACGGCAAGTTCAAGTACAACGAGAAGATCAAGGCTCGTGAAGCTCGTCGTAACCAGAGCACCGCGGAAATCAAGGAGATTCGTTTCCGCCTGAAGATCGACGACCACGATTTCGACGTGAAGAAGGGCCATGTGACCCGCTTCCTCAACGGAGGCGACAAGGTCAAAGTCACCATCATGTTGCGCGGTCGTGAGATCTCCCGTCCGATCGGTGGTGTGGAGCTGCTGCAGCGTCTGGCCGACGATGTCGAGGAATTCGGCACCGTTGAGTCCAAGCCGAAGCAGGAGGGTCGCAACATCATCATGACCCTCGCGCCGAAGGGCAAGAAGGTGCATACCCAGTCCGAGCAGCGCCGTCGTGGCGCCGAGTCCCGCGCCGAGCGTCAGGCTCGTCAGGCGGCTCGCCTAGCGGCCAAGCAGGAGTCGCAGGCTCAGGCCGCGGCCGATGCGAAGACCGCGATTTCTCAGAAGACTTCCGACAAGAAGCAAACCAGCAAGGAGGGCAGCAATGCCGAAGATGAAAACTAA
- a CDS encoding thiamine diphosphokinase yields the protein MSKVCVIFGAGEYYAGTPVVPDGAYVVAADGGLDHTRELGIVPDVMVGDFDSLEGRPPRTDVRTITLPSLKDDPDMLSALKVGWAAGCREFHVYGGLGGRIDHTISGIQLMTLLAGHGASGYLYGDGLIVTAITDGKLSFPAHPVPEDGRMVSAFSHSDVSLGVNEPGLKYELKDSTLTNTMVQGVSNEFRDGIDAAISVEHGTLIVTFPIEVALPQVSRFHEFSGGIGKLDTEVSKLLVR from the coding sequence ATGAGTAAGGTATGCGTGATTTTCGGAGCCGGAGAATACTATGCCGGAACTCCCGTGGTGCCGGATGGCGCGTATGTGGTAGCGGCCGATGGCGGACTGGATCATACACGCGAGCTGGGCATCGTCCCCGATGTGATGGTGGGCGATTTCGACTCATTGGAAGGACGCCCGCCCCGCACCGACGTACGCACGATTACGCTGCCCTCGCTGAAGGATGACCCGGACATGCTCTCCGCCTTGAAAGTCGGCTGGGCGGCGGGCTGCCGCGAATTCCATGTCTATGGAGGTCTGGGCGGACGCATTGACCATACGATTTCCGGCATTCAGCTCATGACCTTGCTGGCTGGGCACGGGGCAAGCGGATATCTGTATGGCGACGGACTGATAGTCACAGCAATCACGGATGGCAAGCTCTCCTTCCCCGCGCACCCGGTACCCGAGGACGGACGAATGGTGTCGGCGTTCTCCCACTCCGATGTTTCACTTGGCGTGAACGAACCAGGATTGAAATACGAACTCAAAGACAGCACGCTGACCAACACAATGGTGCAAGGCGTCAGCAATGAGTTCCGCGACGGCATAGATGCCGCCATCAGCGTGGAACATGGTACCTTGATCGTCACCTTCCCCATCGAAGTGGCATTGCCGCAGGTAAGCCGTTTCCATGAATTCAGTGGCGGCATCGGCAAGCTGGACACTGAAGTGTCCAAGCTGTTGGTTCGCTGA
- the gap gene encoding type I glyceraldehyde-3-phosphate dehydrogenase, whose product MTVKIGINGFGRIGRLAFRRIFELQARGGQAGDIEVAAINDLTTPATLAYLLKYDSTHGTFRHDDGTPVDVKATEDSIIVDGKEYKVYAEKDANNIPWVKNDGVEYVLECTGFYTSAEKSQAHINAGAKKVLISAPAKDDTTPTVVFGVNHDILKASDVIVSAGSCTTNSMAAMVKLLDEKFGIKAGFMTTIHAYTGTQMLLDGPRGTKTGRNLRAAAINTIAHSTGAAKAIGKVVPSVNGKLQGHAQRVQVPDGSVTELTTVLNTETTADEINEAFKAAFSDTDYYGYNDEGIVSSDILGDTHGGVFDPTQTDVNTIDGVTLARTVSFYDNEYGFTSNMIRTLLYFAEISE is encoded by the coding sequence ATGACAGTTAAGATTGGTATCAACGGCTTCGGTCGCATTGGTCGTCTCGCCTTCCGTCGCATTTTCGAGCTGCAGGCTCGCGGCGGCCAGGCTGGTGACATCGAGGTTGCCGCCATCAACGATCTGACCACCCCGGCTACCCTGGCTTACCTGCTGAAGTACGACAGCACCCACGGCACCTTCCGTCATGACGACGGCACCCCGGTTGACGTCAAAGCCACCGAGGACTCCATCATCGTCGACGGCAAGGAATACAAGGTCTACGCCGAGAAGGACGCCAACAACATTCCGTGGGTCAAGAACGACGGTGTCGAGTACGTGCTCGAGTGCACCGGCTTCTACACCTCCGCCGAGAAGTCCCAGGCTCACATCAACGCTGGCGCCAAGAAGGTCCTGATCTCCGCCCCGGCCAAGGATGACACCACCCCGACCGTCGTGTTCGGCGTGAACCACGACATCCTCAAGGCTTCCGACGTGATCGTCTCCGCCGGCTCCTGCACCACCAACTCCATGGCCGCCATGGTCAAGCTGCTGGACGAGAAGTTCGGCATCAAGGCCGGCTTCATGACCACCATCCACGCCTACACCGGCACCCAGATGCTGCTCGATGGCCCGCGTGGCACCAAGACCGGCCGCAACCTGCGCGCCGCCGCCATCAACACCATCGCCCACTCCACCGGCGCCGCCAAGGCCATCGGCAAGGTCGTTCCGTCCGTGAACGGCAAGCTGCAGGGCCACGCCCAGCGCGTCCAGGTTCCGGACGGCTCCGTCACCGAGCTGACCACCGTTCTGAACACCGAGACCACCGCCGACGAGATCAACGAAGCCTTCAAGGCCGCCTTCTCCGACACCGACTACTACGGCTACAACGATGAGGGCATCGTTTCCTCCGATATCCTCGGCGACACCCACGGTGGCGTGTTCGACCCGACCCAGACCGACGTCAACACCATTGACGGCGTGACCCTGGCTCGCACCGTGTCCTTCTACGACAACGAGTACGGCTTCACCTCCAACATGATCCGTACCCTGCTGTACTTCGCTGAGATCTCCGAGTGA
- the ybaK gene encoding Cys-tRNA(Pro) deacylase: MAKKKHDKGAGSTPATVQLEKAGVEFHVYEYEHSNDHMDDGYGVEAATKLGFDEHQVFKTLMADTGSERVVGVVPVSGHMDLKALAAAAGAKKASMADPKVAMRESGYVVGGISPLGQKTHHKTVLDESALQFDQILVSGGKRGLSVGVNPQDLLKVLDAVAAPIGTW, encoded by the coding sequence ATGGCAAAGAAGAAGCACGATAAAGGCGCAGGATCCACTCCGGCGACCGTCCAGCTGGAAAAAGCGGGCGTCGAATTCCACGTCTATGAATATGAGCATTCCAACGATCACATGGACGATGGCTACGGCGTGGAAGCGGCCACCAAGCTCGGTTTCGACGAACACCAGGTGTTCAAGACGCTTATGGCGGACACCGGCTCGGAGCGTGTGGTGGGCGTGGTGCCGGTCAGCGGGCATATGGATTTGAAGGCTCTGGCCGCGGCAGCGGGCGCCAAGAAGGCCTCGATGGCCGACCCCAAAGTGGCTATGCGCGAATCCGGCTATGTGGTCGGCGGCATTTCGCCTTTGGGCCAGAAGACGCATCATAAAACCGTATTAGACGAAAGCGCATTGCAATTCGACCAGATTCTGGTCTCCGGCGGCAAGCGCGGCCTGTCCGTAGGCGTCAATCCGCAGGACCTGCTCAAGGTGTTGGACGCCGTCGCCGCGCCAATCGGCACGTGGTGA